In Natranaerobius thermophilus JW/NM-WN-LF, the genomic stretch ACTTTTTGTAAGGTTAAGAAGTAAGGGGGTGAACAGAGAGTGTCGGACTGCATATTCTGCAAAATAGCCAATAAAGAGATGGATAGTGAAATAGTATATGAGGATGAAAATATTATTGCATTTAAAGATGTGAATCCTCAAGCACCAGTCCACTTGCTGATTATTCCCAAAAAGCATATTGAGTCAGTTATGGATTTTGAAGATAAAGATTCAGAACTTATTTCAAAAATCTTTTTTGTAGCTCAAAAACTGGCTCAAGAGTTTGATGTTCATGAATCAGGTTTTAGAATTGTAAATAATTGCGGGAAAGAAGGTGGACAGACTGTTAACCATGTTCACTTTCATTTGTTAGGCAAACGCAGCTTGACCTGGCCACCAGGTTAAAAAAGGATTATCATTTATTTTACTTACATATAAATAAATGATATGATATTAAATGTATAGAATTGTTTGTTGTGAAAGAGGGGAGGGAAATACGTGGCTGAGATTAAAGTTGGTAAAAACGAGACATTAGATAGCGCTTTGCGACGTTTTAAAAAACAATGCTCCAAAAGTGGTGTTTTAAGTGAAGCCAAAAAACGTAAACATTATGAAAAACCCAGTGAAAAGCGCAAACGAAAAGCTACTGAAAAGCGTAATAGCAGAAAATAAGTACGGTAGGAGGAGTAAGATATGGGAATTGCTGATCAATTACAAGAAGATATGAAAAAAGCAATGAAAGAAAAAGATAAATTCCGCTTGTCAGTTATTAGAATGATGCGCTCTGAGATTAAGAATAGAGAAATTTCTCAATCAGAGTCGCTTTCGGAAGACGAAGCTATAGAACTAATTGCTAAAGAAAAGAAAAAACGACAGGATTCTCTTGAAGAATATCAGCAAGCCGGTAAAACCGATGTAGTTGAGGATTTAAAACGAGAGATAGAAATCTTGGACGAGTACCTTCCAGAACAATTATCTCAAGAAGAGCTGAAAAAAATTATTGAAGAGGCAATTTCCAATGTTAAGGCGGAATCTCCCAGTGATATGGGTGAAGTCATGAAAGAAGTTATGCCTAAAGTTAAAGGAAAAGCAGATGGTAAAATTGTTAATCAGTTGGTAAAAGAGTTATTAACAAGTTAATAGATGAAAATTAAAGGGCCGTAAGGCCCTTTTTTATTAGCACAAAGCCAAATAAACGTAAAAATGTTTGGAATTTAAAGTAAAATTGTCGTATAATGAG encodes the following:
- a CDS encoding histidine triad nucleotide-binding protein, translated to MSDCIFCKIANKEMDSEIVYEDENIIAFKDVNPQAPVHLLIIPKKHIESVMDFEDKDSELISKIFFVAQKLAQEFDVHESGFRIVNNCGKEGGQTVNHVHFHLLGKRSLTWPPG
- the rpsU gene encoding 30S ribosomal protein S21, with translation MAEIKVGKNETLDSALRRFKKQCSKSGVLSEAKKRKHYEKPSEKRKRKATEKRNSRK
- a CDS encoding GatB/YqeY domain-containing protein; protein product: MGIADQLQEDMKKAMKEKDKFRLSVIRMMRSEIKNREISQSESLSEDEAIELIAKEKKKRQDSLEEYQQAGKTDVVEDLKREIEILDEYLPEQLSQEELKKIIEEAISNVKAESPSDMGEVMKEVMPKVKGKADGKIVNQLVKELLTS